One window from the genome of Pseudomonadota bacterium encodes:
- a CDS encoding low molecular weight phosphotyrosine protein phosphatase — protein MYKVLFVCTGNICRSPTAEGVFRELARRAGITEKLQIDSAGTHGYHEGEPPDSRSIITAKQNGIDLSGQTARRLRLDDFTEFDLILAMSQSHYDFMDRIRPEGSKAELALFLNFLPGFEHQDVPDPWFGHEDGFQHVFDLVHSGCEVLLEHVMTAQSGKLR, from the coding sequence ATGTATAAAGTTCTTTTTGTTTGCACTGGAAATATCTGCCGTTCTCCCACTGCGGAGGGCGTGTTCCGTGAGCTTGCCAGACGGGCAGGCATCACGGAAAAGCTGCAGATTGACTCCGCCGGAACCCATGGTTACCACGAAGGGGAACCGCCTGACAGCCGCTCCATCATCACGGCCAAACAAAACGGCATTGACCTTTCCGGACAAACCGCGCGGCGTCTGCGCCTTGACGACTTCACGGAGTTTGATCTGATTTTAGCCATGTCACAAAGCCATTATGATTTTATGGACCGTATCCGCCCCGAAGGCAGCAAAGCGGAGCTGGCACTCTTTTTGAATTTCCTGCCGGGCTTCGAACATCAGGATGTGCCCGACCCGTGGTTCGGACATGAAGACGGTTTCCAGCATGTTTTTGATCTGGTGCATAGCGGCTGCGAAGTGTTGCTGGAGCATGTCATGACTGCGCAATCCGGAAAACTGAGGTGA
- a CDS encoding phosphotransferase: MPTLPDELYQELCNALDGEDKIVTISPLSAAHDAFIYRLALTDGSRCVAKMSPQGGDDLEVFMLNYIHDKGDLPIPDIIYASDTLIVMSYIAADWQRSAKADEHAADLLAHMHMVEADFYGFERDTTIGSLIQPNDRSDDWIKFFIDQRLLYMGRAALEEEKIKAAQMKKLEKLCNKIPEIFGKTDISTPRLIHGDLWDGNILAVEDKIAAFIDPSIYYADPEVELAFTTLFDTFGKAFFRRYNEHIPIRAGFFEERCDIYNIYALLVHARLFGISYARRAEHIMDRFL; the protein is encoded by the coding sequence ATGCCCACACTGCCTGACGAGCTTTATCAGGAACTTTGTAATGCGCTTGACGGTGAAGATAAAATCGTCACCATCTCACCGCTTTCCGCCGCCCATGATGCCTTCATCTACCGTCTGGCCTTGACAGACGGCAGCCGTTGCGTTGCCAAAATGTCCCCGCAAGGCGGCGATGATCTTGAAGTCTTTATGCTGAACTATATCCATGACAAAGGCGATTTGCCGATCCCCGATATTATCTATGCATCCGATACTTTGATCGTTATGAGCTATATTGCCGCGGACTGGCAGCGCAGCGCCAAAGCCGATGAACATGCCGCCGATCTTCTGGCCCATATGCATATGGTGGAGGCGGATTTCTACGGATTCGAACGTGATACGACCATCGGCTCACTCATCCAGCCGAATGACCGCTCCGATGACTGGATTAAATTTTTTATCGACCAGCGCCTGCTTTATATGGGGCGCGCTGCATTGGAAGAAGAAAAAATCAAAGCCGCCCAGATGAAAAAACTGGAGAAACTCTGCAATAAGATACCCGAAATTTTCGGTAAAACGGACATATCTACGCCGCGCCTGATCCATGGCGATTTATGGGATGGCAACATTCTCGCTGTCGAAGATAAAATCGCGGCCTTTATTGACCCGTCGATCTATTACGCCGATCCCGAGGTTGAACTCGCCTTCACGACCTTGTTCGACACATTCGGTAAAGCCTTTTTCCGCCGCTATAACGAGCATATTCCGATCCGTGCGGGCTTTTTTGAAGAGCGTTGCGATATCTACAACATCTATGCTCTGCTCGTACATGCACGGCTGTTCGGCATTTCCTATGCACGCCGCGCCGAGCATATTATGGACCGTTTTCTGTAA
- a CDS encoding D-alanyl-D-alanine carboxypeptidase, producing the protein MFLKKMRFFFAPFLSFCLIVTLYVTAAVAQPLQSTKAEEAIVIDHETGTVLLEKNADKRMPTSSMSKTMTIYLVFQALKEGRLKLDDKMAVSEKAWRKGGSKMFVKVGDRVKVEDLIRGVVIQSGNDATIVLAEGISGNEDVFAESLTQQAQAMGMSNSHFVNASGWPDPDHYSTARDLAVLARHLLTDFPEYYHYFSEKSFKYNDIEQPNRNPLLFRNIGADGIKTGHTEDAGFGLMGSAVRNGRRLVVVVNGLKSEVERADESARLLEWAFRSFENRTLIKAGETVDEAAVWLGAKETVPLVTEKDVYVTIPVLQTERDKLNVTLSYEAPLAAPIAKGTAVGTLKVEVAGLETHEFKLVTGEDVAELGLFARTLAKAKQLLLNR; encoded by the coding sequence ATGTTTCTGAAAAAAATGCGCTTTTTTTTCGCGCCATTCCTCTCCTTTTGTCTGATTGTCACTTTATATGTGACGGCGGCTGTCGCGCAGCCGCTGCAAAGCACGAAGGCGGAAGAAGCGATTGTTATCGACCATGAGACCGGTACGGTCTTGCTGGAGAAAAATGCGGATAAACGGATGCCGACCTCGTCAATGAGTAAAACCATGACAATTTATCTGGTTTTTCAGGCGCTGAAAGAGGGGCGTTTGAAACTTGATGACAAGATGGCCGTCAGCGAAAAAGCTTGGCGCAAAGGCGGCTCGAAAATGTTTGTCAAAGTCGGCGACCGCGTCAAAGTGGAAGATTTGATCCGCGGCGTGGTGATTCAGTCAGGGAATGATGCGACGATTGTGCTGGCGGAAGGTATTTCCGGTAATGAGGATGTCTTCGCGGAAAGTCTGACACAACAGGCACAGGCAATGGGGATGAGTAACAGTCATTTCGTGAATGCCAGCGGCTGGCCCGACCCTGATCATTATTCGACAGCGCGCGATTTGGCTGTGCTGGCGCGGCATTTGTTGACGGATTTTCCCGAATACTATCATTACTTTTCCGAAAAATCTTTCAAATACAATGACATTGAACAGCCGAACCGGAACCCGCTATTGTTCCGCAATATCGGTGCGGACGGCATTAAAACGGGTCATACCGAGGATGCCGGATTTGGTTTGATGGGGTCGGCCGTACGCAACGGACGCCGTCTCGTTGTTGTTGTGAACGGCTTGAAAAGCGAAGTGGAGCGTGCGGATGAATCTGCGCGTTTACTGGAATGGGCCTTCCGCAGTTTTGAAAACCGGACATTGATCAAGGCCGGGGAAACGGTGGATGAGGCCGCTGTCTGGCTGGGCGCAAAAGAGACAGTGCCGCTGGTGACGGAAAAAGATGTCTATGTGACTATTCCCGTTTTACAAACCGAGCGTGACAAACTGAATGTAACGCTTTCTTATGAGGCGCCGCTGGCGGCCCCGATTGCCAAAGGGACTGCGGTCGGAACGCTGAAGGTTGAGGTTGCAGGGCTTGAAACACATGAGTTCAAACTGGTGACGGGCGAAGATGTCGCGGAACTCGGCCTGTTTGCCCGGACCTTGGCAAAGGCCAAACAGCTGCTTTTAAACCGCTGA
- a CDS encoding septal ring lytic transglycosylase RlpA family protein, giving the protein MARTLSTMSKMFGKTFAVLSVCALLAGCSSIELASHYTKRLVAGHGGTGSQGDFKVGSPYKVGGKWYRPREDYNLVQTGTASWYGPGFHGKRTANGEIFDQYAMTAAHKTLQMPAIIRVTNLENGRKVVLRVNDRGPFARGRILDVSKGAAQKLGFVNKGTARVRVEVLKSESLHAAAAAKNGQSVRTVQYASAQPQRAPRRPAVQPHIRNTQVEGYQVASMGRYSPVVKPQPVAKLVNDARMDLEYEPMGSGNSGDLPESLQRPVLTKRQIEAQQHHDTRGQNLNTPPSWENNTAAQAPVALGTTTAVGGIYVQAGAFGDAATAENVGKKLSHIAPVRISTVDVNARRFYRVRLGPLQSVDTARQVEQKVRQTMNTDTRVVIEK; this is encoded by the coding sequence ATGGCCCGCACCCTATCTACCATGAGTAAGATGTTTGGCAAGACATTCGCTGTGCTTTCGGTATGTGCCTTATTGGCAGGATGTTCTTCCATCGAGCTTGCAAGCCATTACACAAAACGTCTGGTCGCCGGACATGGAGGAACAGGATCGCAGGGTGATTTCAAAGTCGGCTCTCCTTATAAGGTCGGCGGTAAATGGTACCGTCCGCGCGAAGATTATAATCTGGTGCAAACGGGAACAGCCTCATGGTACGGCCCGGGTTTTCACGGCAAGCGTACAGCCAATGGCGAAATTTTTGATCAATATGCGATGACGGCCGCGCATAAGACGCTGCAAATGCCGGCAATTATCCGTGTGACCAATCTTGAAAACGGCCGCAAAGTGGTTCTGCGCGTCAATGATCGCGGTCCTTTTGCGCGGGGGCGTATTCTGGATGTATCGAAAGGGGCGGCGCAAAAACTCGGTTTTGTGAATAAAGGCACAGCACGCGTCCGCGTTGAAGTTTTGAAGTCGGAAAGTCTGCATGCCGCCGCTGCGGCGAAAAACGGCCAGTCTGTCCGGACAGTACAATATGCATCGGCACAGCCGCAACGTGCCCCGCGCCGTCCGGCAGTACAGCCGCATATCAGGAACACGCAGGTTGAAGGGTATCAGGTCGCGTCTATGGGGCGTTACAGCCCTGTTGTGAAACCTCAGCCTGTGGCAAAACTGGTAAATGATGCGCGGATGGATCTTGAATATGAACCGATGGGCAGCGGTAATAGCGGCGATTTGCCGGAAAGCCTGCAGCGCCCCGTCTTGACCAAACGCCAGATCGAGGCGCAACAGCACCATGATACGCGCGGACAAAATCTGAATACGCCGCCGTCATGGGAAAATAACACAGCGGCACAAGCGCCTGTCGCACTTGGAACGACGACGGCTGTCGGGGGGATATATGTGCAGGCCGGCGCTTTCGGTGATGCCGCAACAGCGGAAAATGTCGGAAAAAAATTATCCCATATCGCACCTGTCAGAATCAGCACGGTTGACGTAAACGCCAGACGGTTTTATCGTGTGCGTCTCGGCCCTTTGCAAAGCGTTGACACGGCACGGCAAGTTGAGCAAAAGGTCCGGCAGACGATGAACACCGACACGCGTGTCGTGATCGAGAAATAA
- a CDS encoding lytic murein transglycosylase, with protein MLYRIAALLFLSVMLYAPYAFAEGQRGDFQTWLNLLRREALDKGISEKTVKAALHDGLKPLPRVLELDKKQPENTITFLQYKKNTLSNLRVQTGRVMMRRHAAALGKASRDYDVPAAVIAALWGMETSYGNYTGGFNVVESLATLAYDGRRGAFFRGELLQALKILDEGHIAPKAMKGSWAGAMGQSQFMPSSFNHFAVDGDGDGRRDIWNTHQDVFSSAANYLKQHGWRAGERWGRRVTLLPQFPDERIGLDKELTLAEWQALGVRREDGRDLPQVAGMKGSVIKLADKDVYLVYNNYKVIMLWNKSTYFATAVGLLSDKLSY; from the coding sequence ATGCTTTACCGTATCGCCGCCTTGCTATTTTTGAGCGTGATGCTTTATGCGCCTTACGCCTTTGCGGAGGGGCAGAGGGGTGATTTCCAGACATGGCTCAATCTATTGCGGCGTGAGGCGCTTGATAAAGGCATCTCGGAAAAAACCGTAAAAGCCGCGCTGCATGACGGTCTAAAACCGCTGCCTCGTGTGCTGGAACTGGATAAAAAACAGCCGGAAAATACCATTACTTTCCTCCAATATAAGAAGAACACGCTGTCCAATCTGCGCGTGCAGACCGGGCGTGTGATGATGCGCCGCCATGCGGCGGCATTGGGGAAGGCCAGCCGTGATTATGATGTGCCTGCAGCGGTCATTGCCGCGCTTTGGGGCATGGAAACCAGCTACGGCAATTATACGGGCGGCTTCAATGTTGTGGAATCTTTGGCAACGCTGGCCTATGACGGACGGCGCGGGGCGTTTTTTCGTGGCGAGTTGCTGCAGGCGCTGAAAATTCTGGATGAAGGACATATTGCCCCCAAAGCAATGAAAGGCTCATGGGCCGGCGCGATGGGGCAAAGCCAGTTTATGCCGTCCAGTTTTAACCACTTTGCCGTGGACGGTGACGGGGATGGACGTCGTGATATCTGGAACACGCATCAGGATGTTTTCTCCTCTGCCGCCAATTATCTGAAGCAACATGGCTGGCGCGCGGGCGAACGCTGGGGGCGGCGCGTGACGCTGCTGCCGCAGTTTCCTGATGAGAGAATCGGTCTTGATAAAGAGTTGACTCTGGCGGAATGGCAGGCGCTTGGCGTACGTCGCGAAGACGGGCGAGACCTGCCGCAAGTCGCGGGTATGAAAGGCTCCGTCATTAAACTTGCAGACAAAGACGTCTATTTGGTGTATAATAATTATAAGGTGATTATGCTCTGGAATAAATCCACATATTTCGCTACCGCCGTCGGTCTTTTGTCTGACAAACTCAGCTACTAA
- the tolB gene encoding Tol-Pal system protein TolB — MFRTTRIFAVAILAFAALVLFVSPAQAQLKIDVTSGTVKTIPIAIPPMHGEKQDQAEMGRGIARVIQQNLERTGLFDVSPSALKVQSSAALNQGPDFGGWRATRVQAVVSGMVSQASDGRSRVEFRLWDVFSEKQIAGVAYMTTQDNWRRIAHIISDVIYNRLTGEDGYFDTRIVYISETGPANRRVKRLAIMDQDGANHKYLTDGRYLVLTPRFSPSQQQITYMAYVNDRPRVYIYDIDTGKQEMLGNFPGMTFAPRFSPDGRSVIMSLAKDGTSNIYTMNLRSRKAVQLTRTMGIDTSPSYAPDGKRIVFESDRGGSQQLYVMNANGSGVQRITFGDGRYANPVWSPRGDLIAFTKMHRGRFYIGVIQPDGSGERLITEAHHVEGPTWSPNGRILAYFKERPTGRRGEQRSAKVYTIDLTGFNERVLETPQDGSDPAWSPINP, encoded by the coding sequence ATGTTTAGAACGACACGTATTTTTGCCGTGGCCATTCTGGCCTTTGCCGCTTTGGTTCTTTTCGTTTCTCCCGCACAGGCACAGTTGAAAATTGACGTGACAAGCGGAACGGTCAAGACCATTCCGATCGCGATCCCGCCGATGCATGGCGAAAAACAGGATCAGGCGGAGATGGGACGCGGTATTGCCCGTGTTATCCAGCAGAATCTGGAGCGGACAGGTCTGTTTGATGTGTCGCCTTCGGCTTTGAAAGTGCAGTCTTCGGCGGCGCTGAATCAGGGGCCCGATTTTGGCGGGTGGCGTGCGACGCGCGTACAGGCAGTGGTGTCAGGCATGGTTAGCCAGGCATCCGACGGGCGCTCCCGTGTGGAATTCCGCCTGTGGGATGTGTTTTCGGAAAAGCAGATCGCCGGTGTCGCTTATATGACGACGCAGGATAACTGGCGCCGCATCGCGCATATTATTTCCGATGTGATTTATAACCGCTTGACGGGTGAGGACGGCTATTTCGATACCCGTATCGTTTATATCTCGGAAACCGGTCCTGCCAACCGCCGTGTCAAACGTCTGGCGATTATGGATCAGGACGGTGCCAATCATAAATATCTGACAGATGGCCGCTATCTGGTGCTGACACCGCGCTTTTCGCCGTCGCAGCAGCAGATCACCTATATGGCTTACGTCAATGACCGCCCGCGCGTTTATATTTATGACATCGATACGGGCAAGCAGGAAATGCTGGGGAACTTCCCGGGTATGACCTTTGCGCCGCGTTTTTCTCCTGACGGACGCAGCGTGATTATGAGCCTTGCCAAGGACGGTACCAGTAATATCTATACGATGAATTTACGTTCACGCAAGGCCGTGCAACTGACCAGAACAATGGGGATTGATACCAGCCCCAGCTATGCCCCCGACGGCAAACGGATTGTGTTTGAATCCGACCGCGGCGGCAGTCAGCAGCTTTATGTGATGAATGCCAACGGTTCGGGTGTGCAGCGGATTACTTTTGGTGATGGGCGTTATGCCAATCCTGTCTGGTCGCCGCGCGGCGATTTGATCGCCTTTACGAAAATGCATCGCGGGCGGTTCTATATCGGTGTGATTCAGCCGGATGGCAGCGGCGAGCGCCTGATTACCGAAGCGCACCATGTTGAGGGGCCGACATGGTCTCCGAATGGCCGCATTCTGGCTTATTTCAAGGAGCGTCCGACAGGCCGCCGCGGTGAGCAGCGCTCGGCAAAAGTCTATACGATTGATCTGACCGGATTTAACGAGCGCGTTCTTGAAACGCCGCAAGACGGTTCCGACCCCGCATGGTCGCCGATTAACCCCTGA
- a CDS encoding energy transducer TonB, translated as MWTKKHVQPDAPPVFIEIKTISDRTQTDRRAAQKKPEPKDAANQAKKDQHKPAIKPPAPDKKPPKAATSKRQTAELTAPPKPPDPKPVKKQEEVEPPPQPVIKPRDDPPKKKPEPPKPVKKATPQPEQDFGSVLKNLAENQEKTEQKPIIKAPEAPKDRQDFLKRLNLEDEEKANGQNLPLGDSLTISEVDMLRRQLERCWNIPIGARDAQNLVIDIYLQVNPDRSVRRAEIVDQRRYRSDGFFRAAADSALRAVHHPDCTPLNLPERKYDTWKEIVVTFDPRYMF; from the coding sequence ATGTGGACAAAAAAACATGTGCAGCCGGATGCACCGCCTGTCTTTATCGAGATCAAAACCATTTCCGACCGTACCCAGACTGACAGACGTGCGGCGCAGAAAAAGCCCGAACCGAAAGATGCCGCCAATCAGGCGAAAAAAGATCAGCATAAACCTGCAATCAAACCGCCCGCACCGGATAAAAAACCGCCAAAAGCCGCGACCAGCAAACGCCAGACCGCAGAGCTGACCGCGCCGCCGAAGCCGCCGGATCCAAAACCGGTCAAAAAACAGGAAGAGGTCGAGCCGCCGCCACAGCCTGTGATCAAGCCGCGCGATGATCCGCCAAAGAAAAAGCCCGAACCGCCGAAGCCGGTGAAAAAAGCGACGCCGCAACCGGAGCAGGATTTTGGCTCGGTCTTGAAAAACCTTGCCGAAAATCAGGAGAAGACGGAACAAAAACCGATTATCAAAGCGCCGGAAGCGCCGAAAGACCGTCAGGATTTTTTGAAACGTCTTAATCTTGAGGATGAAGAAAAAGCAAATGGACAAAACTTGCCCCTGGGCGACAGCCTGACAATCAGCGAGGTTGATATGCTGCGCCGTCAGCTGGAACGCTGCTGGAATATTCCGATCGGGGCGCGTGATGCGCAAAATCTGGTGATTGATATCTATCTGCAGGTGAACCCCGACCGCAGTGTCCGCCGTGCCGAAATTGTTGACCAGCGCCGTTACCGCAGTGACGGTTTCTTCCGTGCGGCGGCAGACAGCGCCTTGCGTGCCGTGCATCATCCGGACTGTACGCCGCTGAATTTGCCGGAAAGAAAGTATGACACTTGGAAAGAAATTGTGGTAACCTTTGACCCGCGCTACATGTTTTAG
- a CDS encoding protein TolR — MSDINVTPLVDVMLVLLVVFMITAPLLTAGVKVDLPDAKAKALQKHDSTPVEVTIDSKGDIYFGKNKVTEQELMDNLRHVAQESPEQLVYLRADQKLSYGHALSTMAIIQQSGLPVALIAKSQQ, encoded by the coding sequence ATGTCTGATATCAATGTGACGCCGCTTGTCGATGTCATGCTGGTACTGCTGGTGGTTTTTATGATTACCGCGCCGCTGCTGACGGCGGGGGTGAAGGTCGATCTACCTGATGCGAAAGCCAAGGCCCTGCAAAAACATGACTCCACACCTGTCGAGGTCACGATTGATTCCAAAGGTGACATTTATTTCGGAAAGAATAAGGTCACGGAGCAGGAACTCATGGATAATCTGCGCCATGTCGCGCAGGAATCTCCGGAACAGCTTGTCTATCTCAGGGCGGATCAGAAACTTAGCTATGGCCATGCTCTGTCAACCATGGCGATTATCCAGCAATCGGGTCTGCCTGTGGCGCTGATCGCGAAATCACAACAGTAA
- the rodA gene encoding rod shape-determining protein RodA: MLIIITGLIGVVALYSAAGGNTEPWAMRHGIRFGAGLCGMLVAALIDIRWWLRLSYPFYIASILLLIAVEVKGHIGMGAQRWIDLGVIKLQPSEFMKIGVVMALARFFHGASLEDVKHPLFLVRPLALVALPAALVLVQPDLGTALMITAVAGAIFFLAGVSYWMFGVVIAGVLAALPVMWHFLHDYQKNRILVFLDPERDPLGAGYHILQSKIALGSGGIGGKGFLKGTQSHLNFLPEKQTDFIFTLMAEEWGLIGAAVLFTIFVLTILYGFLIARASHNQYGRLIASGITVNFALYVFINIAMVTGLIPVVGVPLPMISNGGSAMLAVLFGFGLILSVGIHRDVKLARKV, encoded by the coding sequence ATGCTGATTATTATAACAGGGCTGATCGGTGTGGTGGCGCTTTATTCGGCGGCAGGCGGTAATACCGAACCCTGGGCGATGCGGCACGGCATTCGTTTCGGGGCGGGGCTGTGCGGTATGCTGGTTGCGGCTTTGATTGATATCCGCTGGTGGCTGCGTCTGTCTTATCCGTTTTATATTGCCTCCATTCTGCTGCTGATTGCGGTGGAGGTGAAGGGGCATATCGGTATGGGGGCGCAGCGCTGGATTGATCTTGGCGTGATCAAATTACAGCCGTCGGAATTCATGAAAATCGGGGTGGTGATGGCATTGGCGCGGTTTTTTCACGGCGCCAGTCTTGAGGATGTGAAACACCCGCTGTTCCTTGTGCGTCCGCTGGCATTGGTGGCGCTGCCTGCGGCGCTGGTACTGGTGCAACCGGATCTGGGAACGGCGTTGATGATTACGGCGGTTGCCGGGGCGATCTTTTTTCTGGCGGGGGTTAGTTACTGGATGTTTGGTGTTGTGATTGCCGGCGTGCTGGCGGCTTTGCCGGTGATGTGGCATTTCCTCCATGATTACCAGAAAAACCGTATTCTGGTATTTCTGGACCCTGAACGTGACCCGCTGGGGGCAGGGTATCACATTCTGCAATCGAAAATCGCGCTGGGGTCAGGCGGCATCGGCGGCAAGGGTTTTTTGAAAGGCACGCAAAGCCATTTAAACTTTTTGCCGGAAAAACAGACGGATTTTATTTTCACATTGATGGCGGAAGAATGGGGTTTGATCGGGGCAGCTGTTTTGTTCACGATTTTTGTACTGACAATCCTGTATGGTTTTCTGATTGCCCGCGCCAGTCATAATCAATACGGGCGCCTGATTGCCTCTGGAATTACCGTAAATTTTGCGTTATACGTATTCATCAATATCGCCATGGTAACGGGTTTGATTCCCGTGGTCGGCGTGCCGCTTCCGATGATTTCGAACGGGGGATCGGCGATGCTGGCGGTGTTGTTCGGATTTGGGCTAATTCTCTCTGTGGGTATTCACCGCGACGTTAAGCTTGCGCGCAAAGTCTAA
- the mrdA gene encoding penicillin-binding protein 2 — protein sequence MSKGDLERYNSFSRRAFILGGLHLAGFGILTGRLLHLQVSRQDYFATLADENRISMKYLQAGRGQIVDRFGVPLAVNEQDFRAFLIPEQSPDLEETFRKVREYIPLSLKDEERVLRDIKSKRAFMPVMLRDGLNWEQVARISVNLPDLPGVSIDEGRMRAYPLAEATAHLIGYVGLVAPAELTDEPIMGLPGFRIGKTGIEKYFDKELRGKAGTSRIEINAVGREVREISSIPGKDGDRVGLTLDAELQIYCQSRLAQEKSASAVIMDAVNGQIYAMCSTPSFDPNNFTRGISAEQWEELLSSPAAPLTNKAVSGQYPPGSTFKMVTALAAFKSGLVKADHRVHCPGYMEIGRDKFHCWSRGGHGSVDIIQALAQSCDVYFYDIARQVGIDKIAEMARRLGLGEKHNIELPGETPGLVPDKNWKLGHFGKKWQLGETVVSAIGQGYIQTTPLQLAVMLARIVNGGRAVKPTLLHTLGTEVMPQPEFKSLGISPHHLELVKKGMANVVNHQKGTAHASRIEDKAFQMGGKTGTAQVRRITAKQRAEGVKNEDLPWKQRHHALFTAFAPLKKPRYVCAVVVEHGVSGSGTAAPLARDLMLKTKERDPAS from the coding sequence ATGAGCAAAGGCGATCTGGAACGCTATAACTCTTTTTCGCGGCGCGCCTTTATTTTAGGCGGGCTGCATCTTGCCGGTTTCGGAATACTGACAGGGCGTCTGCTGCATTTGCAGGTGTCGCGGCAGGATTACTTTGCGACACTGGCGGATGAAAACCGCATCAGCATGAAATACCTGCAGGCCGGACGCGGACAGATCGTGGATCGTTTCGGTGTGCCGCTGGCCGTCAATGAGCAGGATTTCCGCGCCTTTCTGATTCCCGAACAATCTCCTGATCTGGAAGAAACGTTCCGCAAAGTACGTGAATATATTCCGCTGTCTTTAAAAGACGAGGAACGCGTGCTGCGTGACATTAAAAGCAAGCGCGCTTTTATGCCGGTTATGCTGCGTGACGGTCTGAACTGGGAGCAGGTTGCGCGTATCTCCGTCAATCTGCCCGATTTGCCGGGTGTGTCGATTGATGAAGGGCGGATGCGTGCCTATCCGCTTGCCGAGGCAACGGCGCATCTAATCGGTTATGTCGGACTTGTCGCACCGGCGGAGCTCACGGATGAGCCGATTATGGGGCTGCCCGGTTTTCGCATCGGCAAAACGGGTATTGAAAAATACTTTGATAAGGAGCTGCGCGGCAAGGCCGGAACCAGCCGGATCGAGATCAATGCGGTCGGGCGTGAAGTGCGTGAAATTTCCTCCATTCCCGGCAAGGACGGTGACCGTGTCGGCTTGACACTGGATGCGGAATTGCAGATCTACTGTCAGTCGCGTCTGGCACAGGAAAAAAGTGCCAGTGCGGTGATTATGGATGCTGTAAACGGGCAGATTTATGCGATGTGTTCCACCCCGTCCTTTGACCCGAATAATTTCACACGCGGCATTTCCGCCGAACAGTGGGAGGAGCTGTTATCCAGCCCTGCCGCGCCGCTGACGAATAAGGCGGTCTCCGGCCAGTATCCTCCCGGATCGACGTTTAAAATGGTGACGGCGCTGGCGGCGTTTAAATCCGGCCTTGTGAAAGCGGATCACCGTGTGCATTGCCCCGGATATATGGAGATCGGGCGGGATAAATTCCATTGCTGGAGCCGCGGGGGGCACGGCAGTGTTGATATTATACAGGCGCTGGCGCAGTCCTGTGACGTGTATTTCTACGATATTGCGCGGCAGGTCGGTATTGATAAAATCGCGGAGATGGCGCGCAGGCTCGGTCTGGGAGAAAAACACAATATCGAATTGCCGGGGGAAACGCCGGGGCTGGTTCCCGATAAAAACTGGAAATTGGGGCATTTCGGCAAAAAATGGCAGTTGGGGGAAACGGTGGTTTCCGCCATCGGGCAGGGATATATCCAGACCACGCCGCTGCAGCTTGCGGTGATGCTTGCGCGGATCGTCAATGGCGGGCGCGCCGTCAAGCCGACTTTGCTGCACACGCTGGGAACGGAGGTTATGCCGCAGCCGGAATTTAAATCCCTCGGTATTTCGCCGCATCATCTCGAGCTGGTCAAAAAAGGGATGGCAAATGTTGTCAATCATCAGAAAGGCACAGCTCATGCGTCGCGTATCGAGGATAAAGCTTTCCAGATGGGTGGCAAGACCGGAACGGCACAGGTGCGGCGGATTACCGCCAAGCAGCGCGCGGAAGGTGTAAAAAATGAAGACTTGCCGTGGAAACAGCGTCACCATGCTTTGTTTACGGCATTTGCGCCGTTGAAAAAACCGCGCTATGTCTGTGCGGTGGTCGTGGAACACGGAGTCAGCGGTTCAGGAACGGCAGCGCCCTTGGCGCGTGATCTGATGCTGAAGACCAAAGAAAGGGATCCGGCAAGTTGA